In Desulfovibrio sp. 86, the following proteins share a genomic window:
- a CDS encoding sirohydrochlorin cobaltochelatase — translation MPRILSHVGLRPLLFVLLLLAALAVHGTSYATDAAAPKEGILLVAFGTSVPEAQPAFKAVDAEFKKAFPGAPVVWAYTSQIIRKKLAAQGHPVGSISDGMAQLAKDGVKVVRVQSLHVLAGEEFTELERAVLLDVSKNPGRFEAVFMGRPMLESKPDAQELLAAILADTKSQRGKNTALVLMGHGQSHGRADLAFEGVRAVFTATDKNIHMATVEGARSIEDLLKELKAAKVKHVVIAPLMLVAGDHARNDLAGDEDDSWASQLKKAGIKVDTHIKGLGETPGAAAILVRHAKDSTDDLTKEPKKP, via the coding sequence ATGCCGCGCATCCTGTCACACGTCGGGCTTCGCCCGCTGCTTTTCGTCCTGCTGCTGCTGGCGGCGCTTGCCGTGCACGGCACAAGCTACGCCACAGATGCCGCTGCCCCCAAGGAAGGCATTTTGCTGGTGGCCTTCGGCACCAGCGTTCCCGAAGCCCAGCCCGCCTTCAAGGCTGTGGACGCGGAATTTAAAAAAGCCTTTCCCGGCGCGCCTGTGGTCTGGGCCTACACATCACAGATCATTCGTAAAAAACTGGCCGCACAGGGACATCCTGTGGGCAGCATCAGCGACGGCATGGCCCAACTGGCCAAGGACGGCGTAAAGGTTGTGCGCGTGCAGTCCCTGCATGTTCTGGCCGGTGAAGAATTTACCGAGCTTGAGCGGGCCGTGCTGCTTGACGTGAGCAAGAACCCCGGCCGCTTTGAGGCTGTTTTTATGGGCCGCCCCATGCTTGAGTCCAAGCCTGACGCCCAGGAACTTCTGGCCGCCATTCTGGCCGACACCAAAAGCCAGCGCGGCAAAAACACCGCCCTTGTGCTCATGGGCCACGGCCAGAGCCATGGCCGCGCAGACCTGGCCTTTGAAGGCGTGCGCGCTGTTTTCACGGCCACGGACAAAAACATCCATATGGCCACGGTGGAAGGCGCGCGCAGCATTGAAGACCTGCTCAAGGAACTCAAGGCCGCCAAGGTCAAGCACGTCGTCATCGCCCCCCTCATGCTGGTGGCTGGCGACCATGCCCGCAACGACCTTGCAGGCGACGAGGACGACTCCTGGGCTTCCCAGCTTAAAAAGGCCGGCATCAAGGTTGACACCCACATCAAAGGCCTTGGCGAAACCCCCGGCGCTGCCGCCATTCTTGTGCGCCACGCCAAGGACAGCACCGACGACCTGACCAAGGAACCCAAAAAGCCGTAA